One Pseudodesulfovibrio cashew DNA window includes the following coding sequences:
- a CDS encoding Ppx/GppA phosphatase family protein — MTAHRHHTFQAVSGTIIRAGLFLCLLLLLFPALTMAAESPTVIRRAALDIGSAVTKCTVADVNPISCDVVKIVQRFSVKVDYAEDMARSYDGNLSKDILEKGMKAVKELKRKALALGTHEFSAVGGPPFREARNGKAFFALIQEETGFAARIVSEQQASLLSYQSVQQHASVASPDLLVWDIGGDDQTMTVRANDGSLVFHIDKMASVSFKNAVISAIQGRDINTVSSPNPMSANEVERGLELVEAYAMLSVEKGLANRIRNGKVRVVGIGGVHYHAVPELLGQRGPAYTRLEVEEALSRWTGKSDEAFNSEYADTRLTNLILVLGYMRALDIETIAPLKVNQADGLLISPDFW, encoded by the coding sequence ATGACCGCACACCGCCACCATACCTTCCAGGCCGTTTCCGGGACCATCATCCGTGCCGGGTTGTTTCTCTGCCTCCTGCTTCTCCTTTTCCCAGCCCTGACCATGGCCGCCGAGTCTCCGACGGTCATCCGAAGGGCCGCCCTGGATATCGGCTCAGCCGTGACCAAGTGCACGGTGGCGGACGTCAATCCCATCTCCTGCGACGTCGTCAAAATCGTGCAGCGTTTTTCCGTCAAGGTGGACTATGCAGAGGACATGGCCCGCTCCTACGACGGCAACCTGAGCAAGGATATACTGGAAAAGGGAATGAAGGCCGTCAAGGAACTCAAGCGGAAGGCCCTGGCTCTGGGCACCCATGAATTCTCCGCCGTGGGAGGCCCGCCCTTCCGGGAGGCCAGGAACGGCAAGGCGTTTTTCGCCCTCATCCAGGAGGAGACCGGGTTTGCCGCGCGCATCGTCTCCGAGCAGCAGGCATCGCTGCTCAGCTACCAGTCCGTACAGCAGCACGCGAGCGTGGCCTCCCCGGACCTGCTGGTCTGGGACATCGGCGGAGACGATCAGACCATGACCGTCCGGGCCAACGACGGCAGCCTCGTGTTCCATATCGACAAGATGGCCTCGGTCTCGTTCAAAAACGCGGTCATCTCGGCCATCCAGGGCAGAGATATCAACACGGTTTCCTCTCCCAACCCCATGTCCGCCAATGAGGTGGAACGCGGGCTTGAGCTGGTCGAAGCCTATGCCATGCTCAGCGTGGAAAAGGGATTGGCCAACCGGATTCGCAACGGCAAGGTGCGCGTCGTGGGCATCGGCGGGGTGCACTATCACGCCGTTCCCGAACTCCTGGGCCAGCGAGGCCCCGCCTACACCCGCCTGGAGGTGGAGGAAGCCCTGTCGCGTTGGACCGGCAAGAGCGACGAGGCATTCAACAGCGAGTACGCGGATACCCGCCTGACCAACCTCATCCTGGTCCTGGGCTACATGCGCGCCCTGGACATCGAAACAATAGCCCCGCTCAAGGTCAACCAGGCCGACGGGCTGCTCATCTCGCCCGACTTCTGGTAG
- the mltG gene encoding endolytic transglycosylase MltG produces the protein MARKRTLFIGIAVLALLAGIGLGGYRWHKAWQEKQFLTVPPETPGRDVVFRVEPGQIFTTISRNLKQAGLITDTRRFLGLAARSGRTSSIRAGVFKLNTGWVPEAVLHELTTSAGIMKKVAVREGLTWWQTGDRISEAGIGSGETFAEAVRDPDLLAKYGIKAGDAEGYLFPETYLLTPPRGDQSPYMAETMIREFFKNAAKAWPEGLPPFKKMHETVILASIVEKETGDASERARIAGVFRNRLKKRMLIQSDPTIIYGLGPSFDGNLRKSDLQDKGNRYNTYTHAGLPPGPICSPGLDALKAAIHPEKHDFLYFVAKGDGTHHFSRTLDEHNRAVRKYQMHRNRSTYRSTKL, from the coding sequence ATGGCTCGAAAACGGACACTCTTCATAGGGATTGCGGTCCTTGCGCTCCTGGCCGGTATCGGCCTGGGCGGCTACCGCTGGCACAAGGCGTGGCAGGAAAAACAGTTTCTGACCGTGCCGCCCGAAACCCCTGGCCGCGACGTGGTTTTCCGCGTGGAGCCGGGGCAGATCTTCACCACCATCTCACGAAATCTCAAGCAGGCCGGGCTGATCACCGACACCCGCCGCTTCCTCGGCCTGGCCGCCAGGTCCGGGCGCACCTCGTCCATTCGGGCCGGCGTGTTCAAGCTGAACACGGGCTGGGTGCCGGAAGCCGTTCTGCACGAGTTGACCACGTCGGCGGGGATCATGAAAAAGGTCGCTGTCCGCGAGGGACTGACCTGGTGGCAGACCGGAGATCGCATCAGCGAGGCGGGCATCGGCAGCGGTGAGACCTTTGCCGAGGCCGTACGCGACCCCGACCTGCTCGCCAAATACGGCATCAAGGCAGGAGACGCCGAGGGCTATCTCTTTCCCGAGACCTACCTGCTCACCCCGCCGCGCGGCGACCAGTCCCCGTACATGGCCGAGACCATGATCAGGGAATTCTTCAAGAACGCGGCCAAGGCATGGCCCGAAGGGTTACCGCCGTTCAAAAAGATGCATGAGACGGTCATCCTCGCCTCCATCGTGGAGAAGGAGACCGGCGACGCCTCGGAGCGGGCGCGCATCGCGGGCGTATTCCGCAACAGGCTGAAGAAGCGGATGCTCATCCAGTCCGACCCGACCATCATATACGGCCTGGGCCCTTCCTTTGACGGCAATCTGCGAAAGAGCGACCTTCAGGACAAAGGCAACCGCTACAACACCTATACGCACGCGGGCCTGCCGCCCGGGCCCATCTGCTCACCAGGGCTGGACGCGCTGAAGGCCGCCATCCATCCGGAGAAACACGACTTCCTTTACTTCGTGGCCAAGGGGGATGGCACGCATCATTTCAGCCGAACCCTTGACGAACACAACCGGGCTGTGCGCAAATACCAGATGCATCGCAACCGTAGCACGTACCGCTCCACCAAGCTGTAA
- the ruvX gene encoding Holliday junction resolvase RuvX — MRVLGIDFGLKRVGLAVCDQTQTLVSPLKTLERTTRNALFDELLEIIVQESVGAIVVGLPLSLEGEDTLTTRQARNFAESLGRRTDLPIHLMDERLTSAQAEEELNAAGLRGKKRKQALDSQAATIILRSWLENGHSS, encoded by the coding sequence GTGCGCGTTCTCGGCATCGACTTCGGGTTGAAACGCGTGGGCCTGGCCGTGTGCGACCAAACGCAGACCCTGGTCTCGCCGCTGAAGACCCTGGAGCGGACCACCCGGAACGCTCTTTTTGACGAACTCCTCGAAATCATTGTACAGGAATCCGTCGGCGCCATCGTGGTCGGCCTGCCCCTGTCCCTGGAGGGCGAGGACACCCTGACCACGCGCCAGGCCCGGAATTTCGCCGAGAGCCTGGGGCGGCGGACCGACCTGCCCATCCACCTGATGGATGAGCGGCTGACCTCGGCGCAGGCCGAAGAGGAACTCAACGCAGCAGGGCTGCGCGGCAAAAAAAGGAAACAGGCCCTGGACAGCCAGGCCGCAACCATCATCTTGCGCTCATGGCTCGAAAACGGACACTCTTCATAG
- a CDS encoding PaaI family thioesterase translates to MDSEAVKELLSTGNPFAALVGVEVTEVSPGRATCRLALRDEHLNPFGTVNAGAIYTLAETAFGAAANSHGNAALAVNLSIAYLKPGKGECLTATAEEISAGGRMATYSVRVCDDSGELVADIQAMGYRTKKSLKDL, encoded by the coding sequence ATGGACAGCGAAGCCGTCAAGGAGCTGCTCTCGACGGGCAATCCCTTTGCCGCGCTGGTGGGCGTGGAGGTGACCGAGGTCTCTCCAGGCCGGGCAACCTGCCGCCTGGCGTTGCGCGACGAGCATCTCAATCCCTTCGGCACGGTCAACGCCGGGGCCATTTACACCCTGGCCGAGACAGCCTTCGGCGCGGCGGCCAACAGCCACGGCAACGCGGCCCTGGCCGTGAACCTGTCCATCGCCTACCTCAAGCCCGGCAAAGGCGAATGCCTCACGGCCACAGCCGAGGAGATTTCCGCCGGAGGCCGCATGGCCACCTATTCGGTTCGGGTTTGCGACGATTCCGGCGAGCTGGTGGCCGACATCCAGGCCATGGGCTACCGGACCAAGAAATCACTCAAGGATCTGTAG